One genomic window of Bacillus mycoides includes the following:
- a CDS encoding MFS transporter: MPSIIYLLALAIFCMTTSEFMVAGMMNELALAFQVSVSSIGYLITAYAGAMVIGGPILTAILLRIRSKQALLFLMFVFLIGQSIGAIAWNYDIMMISRIITGIASASAFGVAISFSATLVHSDSRGRAASIVLAGLMIATVLGLPITTFISQYYGWRISFGAVSVLVLVSGIMIQWLLPSSSNKEQLNWKDELLQFKNIHLWAAYVTSMFIIGGTFAAFSYFTPIFTNVTGFSSTSMPYLLALYGSATVIGNIIVGKFADKFTMKILMGGLIILIVALSLFALSAENKYIAVISTIFIGLTGVALNPAMVARVMKTASNATMINTVHSSFITLGIVIGSSLGGLGISKGYGFVSPLWIGACLAILGVISLLPYLHKGKAD, encoded by the coding sequence ATGCCATCAATTATTTATTTATTAGCTTTAGCAATCTTTTGTATGACTACATCAGAATTTATGGTTGCAGGTATGATGAATGAACTTGCTCTTGCATTTCAGGTTTCTGTATCGTCTATTGGGTATTTAATTACAGCTTATGCAGGAGCAATGGTGATAGGAGGCCCTATTTTAACTGCAATTCTCTTACGAATACGCAGTAAACAAGCATTATTATTTTTAATGTTTGTATTTCTAATTGGTCAATCAATCGGAGCTATTGCTTGGAACTATGATATTATGATGATTTCACGCATTATAACTGGTATCGCTTCAGCTTCAGCTTTTGGAGTTGCGATTTCCTTTTCTGCAACATTGGTTCACTCTGATTCAAGGGGGAGAGCAGCATCGATTGTACTTGCAGGTTTAATGATTGCAACTGTTTTAGGGTTACCTATAACAACCTTTATTTCGCAATATTATGGCTGGCGTATTAGCTTTGGGGCTGTTTCTGTTCTTGTTCTAGTATCAGGAATTATGATCCAATGGCTGTTACCATCATCTTCAAATAAAGAGCAATTAAATTGGAAAGATGAACTTCTGCAATTTAAGAATATTCATCTTTGGGCAGCATACGTAACAAGTATGTTCATTATTGGTGGTACGTTTGCAGCATTTAGTTATTTCACTCCTATCTTTACAAATGTTACAGGGTTTTCAAGCACAAGCATGCCATATTTACTTGCCCTCTATGGTAGTGCGACGGTAATTGGAAATATAATAGTTGGCAAGTTCGCTGATAAATTTACAATGAAAATACTTATGGGTGGATTAATTATATTAATCGTAGCGTTGTCTTTATTTGCTTTAAGTGCAGAGAATAAATACATTGCGGTTATTTCTACGATTTTTATTGGTTTAACTGGTGTAGCGTTGAATCCGGCTATGGTTGCGAGGGTAATGAAAACAGCTAGTAATGCAACAATGATAAATACCGTTCATAGTTCTTTTATTACACTGGGTATTGTTATTGGTTCGTCACTAGGTGGTCTTGGAATCAGTAAAGGATATGGTTTTGTATCTCCGCTATGGATTGGAGCTTGTTTAGCTATCCTTGGGGTGATTTCATTACTCCCATATTTACATAAGGGAAAGGCAGATTAA
- the helD gene encoding RNA polymerase recycling motor HelD: protein MNKKLDQEQKRLDNVIETITEQIDKLESETGRRRAEVINIRKHFWDDVKVNTDTFDDYLETVINLRQQAQSLAVTQITHKHTFNRLAALRRMHKAPYFGRIDFKEEGESGAEQIYIGVATLTDASGENFLIYDWRAPISSVYYDYPPGPAEYSTPGGVICGNVEKKLQYIIQNGEIDSMFDTSLTIGDEILQQALGKGTNKHMQSIVATIQREQNEIIRHDEGRLLIVQGAAGSGKTSAALQRIAYLLYKYREWLKADQIILFSPNSMFNSYVSNVLPELGEENMQQVTFQEYLNHRLSKSFDVEDPYEQLEYMLTETNSPAYKTRNASIRFKASTQFFDMIRTYRQSLESSGMLFRGMKFRGKLIASAKEITEQFYNTDSSLRFHNRIEKLTDWLNKQIDAIEKAELKKPWVEEEIELLSKDEYQKAYKYLQKKGEFDDNSFNDYEKETKVLGRMIVRKKLKPLRKGVQTLRFINFTGIYKQLFTNSSWVTGEKPKEWDDICSLTVNMLDEGKLYYEDATPFLLLKELIEGFQTNRSIKHVLVDEAQDYSPFQFEFLKRLFPAAKMTVLGDFNQAIFAHARETVNFNTLTSLYGPDETNGINLTRSYRSTRPIIEFTRYLVPEGKNINAFERDGEKPTVTKVSDYNELHNCITSKVVELQEQQHNTIAIICKSAAESAAAYEALSHIENIKLVKSNSAEYEQGIVVIPAYLAKGIEFDAVIIYNASKDVYSDASLRRLFYTACTRAMHELQLYSVGEVSPFVLGADSESFELITKTP, encoded by the coding sequence ATGAACAAAAAACTTGATCAAGAGCAAAAACGATTGGATAACGTAATAGAAACGATTACGGAGCAAATTGATAAACTGGAAAGCGAAACTGGCAGACGCCGGGCAGAAGTAATCAACATTCGCAAACACTTCTGGGATGATGTTAAAGTTAACACTGATACTTTTGACGATTATCTTGAAACAGTTATCAACTTAAGACAACAAGCTCAGTCACTAGCCGTAACACAAATTACCCATAAGCACACCTTTAATCGACTTGCCGCACTACGCCGTATGCATAAAGCACCTTACTTCGGACGAATTGATTTCAAAGAAGAAGGCGAATCTGGCGCAGAACAAATTTATATCGGGGTGGCTACACTTACCGATGCAAGTGGAGAAAACTTTCTTATATACGATTGGCGCGCACCAATTTCAAGTGTTTACTACGATTATCCACCAGGACCGGCTGAATACAGCACACCAGGAGGCGTAATCTGCGGCAATGTGGAGAAGAAATTACAATATATTATTCAGAATGGCGAGATTGATTCCATGTTCGATACGAGCCTCACAATTGGAGATGAAATTCTGCAACAAGCGCTCGGAAAAGGAACAAACAAACATATGCAAAGTATCGTTGCTACTATTCAGCGCGAGCAAAATGAAATTATCCGTCACGATGAAGGGCGACTACTTATCGTTCAAGGAGCTGCTGGTAGCGGTAAAACGTCAGCTGCCCTGCAGCGAATCGCCTACTTACTATATAAATATCGCGAATGGTTAAAAGCAGATCAAATTATTCTCTTCTCCCCTAACTCTATGTTCAACAGCTACGTTTCTAACGTACTACCTGAACTCGGTGAAGAAAATATGCAGCAAGTTACATTCCAGGAATATTTAAACCATAGACTAAGCAAGTCATTTGATGTTGAAGATCCTTATGAACAACTAGAATATATGCTAACTGAAACGAATAGCCCTGCCTATAAAACTAGAAATGCGAGCATTCGATTTAAAGCATCTACTCAATTTTTCGATATGATTAGAACGTACAGACAATCTCTTGAATCTTCAGGCATGTTATTTAGAGGAATGAAATTTAGAGGAAAACTGATTGCCTCTGCTAAAGAAATTACAGAGCAATTTTATAATACTGATTCCTCCCTCCGCTTCCATAATAGAATCGAGAAGTTAACGGATTGGCTAAATAAACAAATAGATGCAATCGAAAAAGCAGAACTGAAAAAACCTTGGGTAGAAGAGGAAATTGAATTACTTAGTAAAGATGAATATCAAAAGGCTTATAAATACTTACAGAAAAAAGGAGAGTTTGACGACAATTCCTTTAATGATTATGAGAAAGAAACGAAAGTACTCGGACGTATGATTGTCCGCAAAAAATTGAAGCCACTTCGTAAAGGCGTTCAAACATTGCGCTTCATCAATTTCACAGGAATATATAAACAACTCTTCACAAATTCATCATGGGTTACTGGAGAAAAACCTAAAGAATGGGACGACATTTGCTCATTAACAGTAAACATGCTTGATGAAGGAAAGCTATATTACGAGGATGCGACTCCATTTTTACTTTTAAAAGAATTAATTGAAGGCTTCCAAACAAACAGATCCATTAAACACGTACTCGTAGACGAAGCACAAGATTATTCTCCGTTTCAATTCGAGTTTTTAAAACGTCTCTTCCCTGCCGCAAAAATGACGGTACTCGGAGACTTTAACCAAGCGATATTCGCTCATGCGAGGGAAACGGTTAATTTCAATACACTTACTAGCTTATACGGGCCAGACGAAACAAACGGCATCAACTTAACTCGTAGCTATCGCTCAACAAGACCGATTATTGAATTTACACGCTATCTCGTACCGGAAGGAAAGAACATTAACGCCTTTGAACGTGACGGCGAGAAACCTACAGTAACGAAAGTTTCTGATTACAACGAACTGCATAATTGTATTACTTCCAAAGTTGTTGAACTACAAGAACAACAGCACAATACGATCGCAATTATATGTAAATCCGCAGCCGAAAGTGCCGCTGCCTACGAAGCACTCAGCCATATTGAGAATATTAAACTTGTGAAAAGTAACTCTGCTGAGTATGAGCAAGGCATTGTCGTTATTCCTGCTTATTTAGCGAAGGGTATCGAATTTGATGCTGTTATTATTTACAATGCCTCTAAAGATGTGTACAGTGATGCAAGCCTTCGTAGATTGTTCTACACTGCTTGTACGCGCGCGATGCATGAATTACAGCTTTATAGCGTTGGTGAGGTTAGTCCTTTTGTACTTGGGGCTGATTCGGAGAGTTTTGAACTTATAACGAAAACACCTTGA
- a CDS encoding ATP-binding protein: MRLHNIDTLEIREKDHLLRKSYLDKSNLSPNFDMESLGQLSFVRIKGLSNFWEDKDGKEFDFDAIMSDVLSGFSSLQSTFTFLLIGSQKEIGVYVGTDQSNQSILSSSLQASYPYVKLQDVEMDEMSRKLRSVGNNGGIITGIPTNKTFGESKSQQIERLCTGMYGSSWAYIAIAKSMSPFQVTLAHERILNEIDSVSKFIKISESGGNLGKESWEVTNLTLQRYVDNLNSLEASIDGGRTMGMWRVVGYYLADQLVNATKLRNLITSVYNGEQSKPEKIRTLPINNILHYASNFQLPANELPPLKVTKHPIGAWDLHGEGITKTVHCYKYLYQTILPTEELSTLCQIPRKEMPGFYIDQYVEFDVANRRSVYEENEGFTVGKIINGNEEIKPYEKLESSDLIYDMDLMDLSRHGLIVGITGGGKSNTSKSLLRNLWNKHRIPFMVIESAKREYWELYNMEGFEDILVFTLGAEDENSVPYRINPFEKVEGVPLQTHIDYVLSTFKASFELYAPMPHVLETSIYQIYEDRGWDILSNKNKYGANVYPTLDDLYYKIDVVVDNLGYDQRLKSDITAALKARIHSLRVGGKGAMLNTDKSIPIADLLSRPVILELEDIGDDDVKAFMMGIILVQLYEYRRTKLTRNKGFEHLILIEEAHRLLANVSGGGEGNVRAKSVEFFTNLLAEIRSYGQGFLIADQVPTKLAPDTLKNTNLKIVHRIVMKEDRELIGQSMNMTQEQIEYISSLRRGFAAVYAEGDTRPKLVQMPYVKEDFDYPRQTVIQDVKGKVKNEFHHYDRKYDFGPACAFCMDKCNRREDMSNVKEFIVKQNWLREMLDDAKNAEFKPDWFEGLFEMLEKNGMSSLRNYHTKLCTLNVFLSDRDLEESYKREAVINYMKHNLLKDE, encoded by the coding sequence TTGCGTTTACATAACATTGATACATTAGAAATAAGAGAAAAAGATCATTTATTGAGAAAATCATATTTAGATAAATCGAATTTGAGTCCGAATTTTGATATGGAATCATTAGGGCAGCTTAGCTTTGTTAGAATAAAAGGTCTTTCGAATTTTTGGGAGGATAAGGACGGGAAGGAATTTGATTTTGATGCCATTATGAGCGATGTACTCAGTGGTTTTTCATCTTTACAATCAACATTTACATTTCTTCTCATCGGTAGTCAAAAGGAGATAGGTGTTTATGTTGGAACGGATCAATCCAATCAATCTATTTTATCTTCTTCATTACAGGCATCATATCCATATGTCAAATTGCAGGATGTTGAGATGGATGAGATGTCACGGAAGCTACGCTCTGTTGGAAATAACGGAGGGATTATTACAGGTATCCCGACTAATAAAACTTTTGGAGAAAGTAAGAGTCAACAAATTGAACGTTTATGTACAGGGATGTATGGGAGTTCTTGGGCGTATATTGCTATTGCAAAATCTATGAGTCCCTTTCAAGTGACATTGGCACATGAGAGGATATTGAATGAAATTGATAGTGTAAGTAAGTTTATAAAAATATCGGAATCAGGTGGGAATTTAGGTAAGGAGTCTTGGGAAGTAACGAATTTAACCCTTCAAAGGTATGTAGATAATCTAAACTCATTGGAAGCTAGTATAGACGGTGGAAGAACGATGGGAATGTGGAGAGTTGTCGGCTATTACTTGGCGGACCAACTTGTTAATGCAACCAAACTGCGAAACTTAATTACTTCTGTCTATAATGGTGAGCAATCTAAACCAGAGAAAATAAGGACTTTACCTATAAATAATATTTTGCATTATGCGTCTAATTTTCAGCTTCCGGCTAATGAATTACCACCCTTAAAGGTTACGAAGCATCCGATAGGAGCATGGGACTTGCACGGTGAAGGGATAACAAAGACCGTTCATTGCTATAAGTATTTGTATCAAACGATTTTGCCAACTGAAGAGCTTTCAACTTTATGTCAAATCCCGCGGAAAGAAATGCCGGGTTTTTATATTGACCAATATGTTGAGTTTGATGTTGCAAATCGCCGTTCGGTGTACGAGGAGAATGAAGGTTTTACAGTAGGGAAGATTATTAATGGTAATGAAGAGATAAAACCATATGAAAAATTAGAATCAAGTGATCTCATTTATGATATGGATTTAATGGATTTAAGCCGACATGGACTAATTGTAGGGATTACTGGTGGAGGTAAATCAAATACCTCTAAGAGCTTGCTTCGGAACTTATGGAATAAGCATCGTATTCCTTTTATGGTAATTGAATCAGCTAAACGGGAATATTGGGAATTGTACAATATGGAAGGGTTTGAAGACATTTTAGTGTTTACATTAGGAGCGGAAGATGAAAATTCAGTTCCGTACCGAATTAATCCATTTGAAAAAGTGGAGGGAGTACCGTTACAAACGCATATCGATTATGTACTTTCAACTTTTAAAGCAAGCTTTGAGCTTTATGCACCAATGCCGCATGTTTTAGAAACTAGCATTTATCAAATATATGAAGATCGAGGCTGGGATATTTTAAGCAATAAAAATAAATACGGTGCAAATGTTTATCCAACCTTAGATGACTTATACTACAAAATTGATGTTGTCGTTGATAATTTAGGATATGATCAGCGCTTGAAATCAGATATTACGGCAGCACTTAAAGCAAGAATTCACTCGTTACGTGTTGGTGGTAAAGGTGCCATGTTAAATACGGATAAGTCAATTCCGATTGCAGATTTATTGTCTAGACCTGTTATTTTGGAACTAGAGGATATCGGAGATGATGATGTTAAAGCATTTATGATGGGAATTATTCTAGTTCAACTTTATGAATATAGAAGGACGAAGCTTACTAGAAATAAAGGATTTGAACATCTTATTTTAATTGAAGAAGCACATAGATTGTTAGCTAATGTATCGGGTGGTGGAGAAGGAAATGTTCGTGCGAAATCCGTAGAATTCTTTACAAATTTATTAGCTGAAATCCGTAGTTATGGACAAGGCTTTTTAATTGCGGATCAAGTTCCGACGAAATTAGCACCAGATACATTGAAAAATACAAATTTAAAAATTGTTCATAGAATTGTTATGAAAGAAGACCGGGAATTAATTGGACAATCTATGAATATGACGCAAGAACAAATTGAATATATTAGTTCTTTAAGAAGAGGATTTGCTGCTGTTTATGCAGAAGGAGATACACGGCCAAAACTCGTACAAATGCCTTATGTGAAAGAAGACTTTGATTATCCAAGGCAAACCGTTATTCAAGATGTGAAAGGCAAGGTGAAAAATGAATTTCATCATTATGATAGAAAGTATGATTTTGGACCTGCCTGTGCCTTTTGTATGGATAAATGTAATCGCCGAGAAGATATGAGTAATGTAAAGGAGTTTATTGTAAAGCAAAATTGGTTACGTGAAATGTTGGATGATGCTAAAAATGCAGAGTTTAAACCAGATTGGTTTGAGGGCTTGTTTGAAATGTTAGAAAAGAATGGAATGAGCTCGCTCCGAAATTATCATACGAAATTATGTACTTTAAATGTTTTTCTAAGTGACAGGGATTTAGAAGAAAGTTATAAACGAGAAGCTGTTATAAATTATATGAAACATAATCTATTAAAGGATGAATGA